In the Oncorhynchus nerka isolate Pitt River linkage group LG2, Oner_Uvic_2.0, whole genome shotgun sequence genome, one interval contains:
- the LOC115135741 gene encoding cysteine and glycine-rich protein 1-like — protein MPLGGGNKCGCCQKTVYFAEEVQCEGKYFHKSCFLCMACKKNLDSTTVACHVDEIYCKSCYGKKYGPKGYGFGGGAGTLSMDTGAHLGIKPEEQAAHRPTNNPNASKLATKFGSSDVCPRCAKAVYSAEKVLGGGNSWHKLCFRCSKCGKGLESTTVADKDGEIYCKACYAKNFGPKGFGFGQGAGALAHAQ, from the exons ATGCCTTTAGGAGGAGGAAATAAGTGTGGCTGCTGCCAGAAGACTGTGTACTTCGCTGAGGAAGTGCAGTGCGAGGGGAAATATTTCCACAAGTCCTGCTTTCTGTGCA TGGCATGTAAGAAGAACCTGGACAGCACAACGGTGGCCTGCCATGTGGATGAAATCTACTGCAAATCCTGCTACGGCAAGAAGTATGGGCCAAAAGGCTATGGCTTTGGTGGGGGAGCAGGCACCCTGAGCATGGACACAGGGGCACATCTTGGAATCAAACCTGAAGA GCAGGCAGCCCACCGCCCCACCAACAACCCCAACGCCTCAAAGTTGGCGACTAAGTTTGGCAGCTCAGATGTGTGCCCGCGCTGCGCCAAGGCTGTGTATTCTGCCGAGAAGGTGCTCGGAGGTGGAAAT TCCTGGCACAAGCTCTGCTTCCGCTGTAGCAAGTGTGGGAAGGGGCTGGAATCAACCACTGTGGCTGACAAAGATGGAGAAATTTACTGTAAAG CATGTTATGCCAAGAATTTTGGTCCAAAGGGCTTTGGTTTCGGCCAGGGGGCAGGAGCTCTGGCACATGCTCAGTAG